GTTTAAGTGCAATCTCCAATGCGTCTTCGTTGATAGGCTTAGTGATGAAGTCAGTAGCATTATTTTTGATGCTCTGAATGGCTAGGTCCATGTCGCCGTGGCCGGTGATCATGATGACTTCGGTATCCGGAGCTTGAAATTTGAATCGCTCAAGTAAATCAAGGCCGGTTATTCCGGGCATTTTAATGTCCGTGAGCACAATCTGTGGCTCATACTTATTGAATAACTCGATGCCTTCTTCGCCGCTGGCGGCTGTGTGTACAATGTATCCTAGATCCCGGAGCGACAGACCTAAGATCTTTCGAATGCCTTCCTCATCATCCACGAGCAGGATCGTGTGCAACATTATTCCTCCAGCGGGTTAGCGAGGATTTGTTTGGTGTTCGGCGTTTCGTTGTTTTTCAAATGCCTCCGGTAGCTGGAGAAAACCTTTTTGTAAAAAGGTTATTCCCCAGACTCCGTTCCAAAAACTTTTATCAGGGCTGATTGAAGTTTTGAGTACACCTAAGTCTAGCAGACTAAGTGTTCCCTCCACAAAAAAGTCAGCCTTAATCGCGGTCAATGCGGGTACAGAACAGCGCCCTTGTCCCTCGGAGAGCCGCCGGAGGCAATTATCTTCAATAACTTAATCTTTGTCAGCCAGCGCACTTTTGATAATTTCAAGCAGTGCCTTAGGATCGAAAGGTTTTTTCAGCGACGCGACAGCGTTTTTGATAGCGAGATGGATACCTGGCAGACCGCTGATTACGATAACCGGAGTATTTTCGAAGCCTGGTTCTTTTGCCATTTTGCGGTAAAAGCGTGGGCCCCATTCTTCCGGCATTTCCAGATCAAGAGTTACGAGATCTGGTTTTTCGCGCTTCAGCACTTCGATACCTTCGGCACCATTAGAAGCTGAGCATGTTGCGTAGCCATTATCGGTTAAAATATCGATAAGGTATTTAACAATATATGGATCGTCATCAATGACAAGGACTTTATGTGGCATTGTAGACACTCCTTGGTAGTAGCAGGTTATTCGGAAACACTTTGGTTCAGCAGACCACGTACGATAGCGAGAAGCTTATCAGGGCTCGGGGGCTTTTCCACATAGGCTTCGGGCGGTGCGAGTTCCGTTTCCGATATACCTATCATGTTAAGAGCGTGGGCAAAACCCTCTGGAGCTACCGCAGAAAGCATCACTACCGGCACATTTGCCAGTTCCGGCGTTGTTCTAATTTTTCGGTACATATTGATTCCGCCCCATTCGGGCATCATCACATCAAGTACGATTAAAGATGGCTTGTTAGCGCGCGCTTTATCGTAACCTTCACTGCCGTTACGGGCACTTTCTACCCGCATGCCACTTGTTTCGAACAGCGTCTTTAAGAACAGCCTGAAACTGAGTTCGTCATCTACTACAAGTACGCGCGGTGTATTCATGTT
The Halodesulfovibrio sp. MK-HDV genome window above contains:
- the divK gene encoding DVU0259 family response regulator domain-containing protein, producing the protein MPHKVLVIDDDPYIVKYLIDILTDNGYATCSASNGAEGIEVLKREKPDLVTLDLEMPEEWGPRFYRKMAKEPGFENTPVIVISGLPGIHLAIKNAVASLKKPFDPKALLEIIKSALADKD
- a CDS encoding response regulator, producing the protein MNTPRVLVVDDELSFRLFLKTLFETSGMRVESARNGSEGYDKARANKPSLIVLDVMMPEWGGINMYRKIRTTPELANVPVVMLSAVAPEGFAHALNMIGISETELAPPEAYVEKPPSPDKLLAIVRGLLNQSVSE